A DNA window from Catenulispora sp. GP43 contains the following coding sequences:
- a CDS encoding cytochrome b N-terminal domain-containing protein produces the protein MTDQTAPSSPRAGSGGWTGAVRRRAVRTFPPDKLLPDTQPSWVASWIYVFGVLTLSALCVVLATGGILALKGPTWWHVSSVGRYVNSLHLWSVELFMAFMVIHLWGKFFMAAWRGRRAATWITGAVAFLASVGTAFTGYLVQQNFDSQWIGTQAKDGLNSVGVGAFFNVLDFGQMLMWHIVLLPLALGLLTAWHVLLVRRRGVVPPIPLDSGSASVETEASQTPEGEDR, from the coding sequence ATGACTGACCAGACCGCACCGTCATCCCCGAGGGCCGGGTCCGGTGGCTGGACCGGTGCCGTGCGCCGTCGCGCGGTCCGGACCTTCCCTCCGGACAAGCTGCTGCCGGATACGCAGCCGTCCTGGGTCGCCTCCTGGATCTATGTGTTCGGAGTACTGACGCTGTCCGCGCTGTGCGTGGTCCTCGCCACCGGCGGCATCCTGGCGCTGAAGGGCCCGACCTGGTGGCACGTCTCGTCCGTCGGCCGCTACGTCAACTCGCTGCACCTTTGGAGCGTCGAGCTGTTCATGGCCTTCATGGTCATCCACCTGTGGGGCAAGTTCTTCATGGCCGCATGGCGCGGCCGTCGTGCGGCGACCTGGATCACCGGCGCGGTCGCGTTCCTGGCCTCTGTCGGCACTGCCTTCACCGGGTACCTGGTCCAGCAGAACTTCGACTCGCAGTGGATCGGTACCCAGGCCAAGGACGGGCTGAACTCGGTCGGGGTCGGCGCGTTCTTCAACGTCCTGGACTTCGGGCAGATGCTGATGTGGCACATCGTGCTGCTGCCGCTCGCCCTCGGGCTGCTGACCGCCTGGCACGTTCTGCTGGTCCGCCGCCGCGGCGTCGTGCCGCCGATCCCGCTGGACAGCGGTTCGGCCAGCGTGGAAACGGAAGCCAGCCAAACGCCTGAGGGGGAGGACCGATGA
- a CDS encoding IS5 family transposase (programmed frameshift), giving the protein MTRRELSDDEWALIEPLLPIGRFGPYPQRLRDQVEGVIWRFRTGSQWREMPAEFGPWQTVYDAFARWREAGVFAALMDAMIAEAARRGQADLSLGSVDSTSVRAHQDAAGMRLDPQVLEALEKAAAEEKGAATGQTAPLSDEEQNAAEQRRWVRRRRRARLTAAALGRSRGGLTGKVHLSADRWCRPLSFVLTPGQAGDSPQFAAVLAKVKVRGPVGRPRTRPDAVAADKAYSSRANRAHLHKRGIKAVIPEKTDQAAHRKKRGSAGGRPVAFDAELYKERNTVERCINKIKIWRGLAMRSDKKPESYLAGLQLRGALIWIRSLKPTA; this is encoded by the exons GTGACGCGACGTGAGCTGAGCGACGACGAGTGGGCGTTGATCGAGCCTCTGCTTCCGATCGGGCGGTTCGGCCCGTACCCGCAACGCCTGCGTGACCAGGTCGAAGGGGTGATTTGGCGGTTCCGCACGGGCAGTCAGTGGCGGGAGATGCCTGCCGAGTTCGGGCCTTGGCAGACGGTCTACGATGCGTTCGCCCGTTGGCGCGAGGCCGGGGTGTTCGCGGCGTTGATGGACGCGATGATCGCCGAGGCAGCCCGGCGTGGGCAGGCGGACCTGTCGCTGGGGAGCGTGGACTCCACCAGCGTGCGTGCACACCAGGATGCGGCGGGGATGCGCCTTGATCCGCAGGTCCTCGAGGCGCTTGAGAAGGCAGCGGCCGAGGAAAAGGGG GCAGCAACCGGACAAACCGCCCCACTGAGCGACGAGGAACAGAACGCGGCTGAACAACGGCGGTGGGTGCGACGCCGTCGCCGGGCCCGGCTCACCGCCGCCGCACTTGGGCGTTCGCGTGGCGGGCTGACCGGCAAGGTCCACCTGTCAGCGGACAGGTGGTGCCGGCCGCTGTCTTTCGTGCTGACCCCCGGCCAGGCCGGCGACAGTCCGCAATTCGCTGCGGTCCTGGCGAAGGTCAAGGTCCGGGGCCCGGTCGGGCGGCCGCGCACCCGCCCGGACGCGGTCGCCGCCGATAAGGCCTACTCATCCCGCGCCAACCGTGCCCACCTGCACAAACGCGGCATTAAAGCAGTGATCCCGGAGAAGACGGACCAGGCCGCACACCGCAAGAAGCGCGGGAGTGCCGGCGGGCGACCTGTTGCCTTCGACGCCGAACTGTACAAGGAGCGCAACACGGTGGAGCGCTGCATCAACAAGATCAAGATATGGCGCGGCCTGGCCATGCGCAGTGACAAGAAGCCCGAGAGCTACCTGGCCGGACTCCAACTACGCGGGGCACTGATCTGGATACGCAGCCTCAAACCAACAGCGTGA
- a CDS encoding IS3 family transposase has protein sequence MAEELVELIVRLARENRTWGVVRIQGELRRLGHRIGAGTIRRILRSHRIPPPSARDDSWRTFLRAHAETILALDFFHVDCAVTLTRLYVAFVIEHSTRRVHLLGVTRCPTGAWAVQLAREFTADLEEAAHRFTRLLRDRDSKFTCAFDAMFASAGIEAVLTAPQSPRMNAIAERFVRTHPHLGRV, from the coding sequence ATGGCGGAAGAGTTGGTGGAGTTGATCGTGCGCCTGGCCCGGGAGAACCGTACCTGGGGTGTGGTGCGGATCCAAGGCGAGTTGCGCCGGCTCGGACACCGGATCGGGGCGGGTACCATCCGCAGGATCCTGCGATCGCATCGCATCCCGCCACCTTCGGCCCGGGATGATTCGTGGCGCACTTTCCTGCGCGCTCACGCCGAGACGATCCTGGCCTTGGACTTCTTCCACGTCGACTGTGCGGTCACATTGACCCGGCTATACGTGGCGTTCGTGATCGAACACTCCACCCGCCGGGTCCACCTGCTCGGCGTGACTCGCTGTCCGACCGGGGCCTGGGCCGTGCAGCTGGCGCGGGAGTTCACCGCCGACCTGGAAGAGGCCGCGCACCGGTTCACCCGGCTGCTCCGGGATCGCGACAGCAAGTTCACCTGCGCCTTCGATGCCATGTTCGCCTCGGCGGGTATCGAGGCGGTGCTCACCGCGCCGCAGTCGCCGCGGATGAACGCGATCGCGGAACGGTTCGTACGCACCCATCCGCACCTAGGTCGTGTCTGA
- a CDS encoding integrase core domain-containing protein yields MAVGLLYRIFVSVLGWLVLLARSSASKDAELLALRHEVAVLRRTNPKPRIDWSDRAVLSALARVLPKALRAHRLVTPGTLLRWHRRLIANKWRQPKPPGRPPIPADVVALIVRLASENPSWGTVRIQGELRRLGHHIGASTIRRILRSRRIPPPDRRNDTWRTFLRSQAETILAIDFLHVDTVMLKRLYAAVVIEVGSRRAYLLGVTDHPTGAWATQVARELAADLEQAGHRFTRLIRDRDAKFTESFDAVFTSIGVESLLTAPQAPRMNAYAERLIGSIRRECCDRLLIVGQHHLRRVLGEYLEHYNSGRSHQGHKMGLRAPDDRSNVIPMPVPINEIRRRKRLGGLINEYRTAA; encoded by the coding sequence GTGGCTGTCGGTCTGCTGTATCGGATTTTCGTCAGCGTGCTGGGTTGGCTGGTGTTGTTGGCCCGGTCCTCGGCATCGAAGGACGCGGAATTACTTGCTCTCCGGCATGAGGTTGCGGTGCTGCGCCGGACCAATCCGAAGCCGCGGATTGACTGGTCCGATCGGGCAGTCTTGTCCGCGTTGGCCAGGGTCCTGCCGAAGGCGCTGCGAGCACACCGGCTGGTGACCCCCGGCACGCTACTGCGGTGGCATCGCCGGCTGATCGCGAACAAGTGGCGCCAGCCCAAACCGCCAGGTCGTCCGCCGATCCCGGCCGATGTGGTGGCGTTGATCGTCCGGCTCGCGAGCGAGAACCCGAGCTGGGGTACGGTGCGGATCCAGGGCGAACTGCGCCGGCTCGGTCACCACATCGGCGCCTCCACGATCCGACGGATCCTCCGCTCGCGCAGGATCCCGCCTCCGGACCGGCGTAACGACACGTGGCGAACGTTCCTGCGCTCACAAGCAGAGACGATTCTGGCAATCGACTTTCTGCATGTCGACACTGTGATGCTAAAGCGGCTGTATGCGGCGGTCGTCATTGAGGTCGGCAGCCGCCGGGCCTATCTGCTGGGCGTCACCGACCATCCGACCGGCGCCTGGGCCACTCAAGTCGCCCGGGAACTCGCCGCCGATCTGGAGCAGGCCGGGCACCGCTTCACCCGGCTGATCCGGGACCGGGATGCAAAGTTCACCGAGTCCTTCGACGCGGTGTTCACCTCGATCGGTGTCGAGTCCTTGCTGACCGCGCCGCAGGCGCCGAGGATGAACGCCTACGCGGAGCGGCTGATCGGCTCGATCCGCCGCGAATGCTGCGACCGTCTCCTCATAGTCGGGCAGCACCACCTACGTCGGGTCTTGGGCGAATACCTCGAGCACTACAACTCCGGCCGCTCTCATCAAGGCCACAAAATGGGTCTGCGTGCACCGGACGATCGATCCAACGTAATCCCAATGCCAGTGCCTATCAACGAGATCCGCCGCCGAAAACGGCTCGGAGGCTTGATCAACGAGTATCGAACAGCGGCTTAA
- a CDS encoding integrase core domain-containing protein, whose translation MKFLIHDRDASFGAAFDAVFAAAGMDVVCTGIRAPRQNAIMECWFRSQRAELTDRTLIWNLEHLMRLLREYETFYNGHRPHRSLDQAAPMRPRPDNVVDLEEFRVRRRDRAGGLFHEYRQVA comes from the coding sequence GTGAAGTTCCTGATCCACGATCGGGACGCATCGTTCGGTGCGGCGTTCGACGCGGTGTTTGCTGCCGCCGGGATGGACGTGGTCTGCACCGGAATACGGGCACCCCGCCAGAACGCGATCATGGAGTGCTGGTTCCGGTCTCAGCGTGCGGAGCTGACCGACCGTACCCTCATCTGGAACTTGGAGCATCTGATGCGGCTGCTGCGCGAATACGAGACCTTCTACAACGGTCACCGCCCACACCGGTCCCTCGACCAGGCCGCGCCGATGCGTCCGCGGCCGGACAACGTGGTCGATCTTGAGGAGTTCCGGGTCCGACGGCGTGATCGCGCCGGAGGGCTGTTCCACGAATATCGGCAGGTCGCATAG
- a CDS encoding tetratricopeptide repeat protein, which translates to MTPDEMLRLGIEREQQGDLAEAERLYAAAGEAGIADAMNRCGDLMAKRGDDEGAEQWYRRAAATGDAFGAYNLGFMARQRGDDAEAEGWYRKAAAAGDKDAALELAVTLAAQGRPDEAEGRDHAAARGPADVDRRFFWLIPPAVSLSITLFLLPIAIALVFLSDFSNESCGSVADCPKDFASLDHTGWLIDASGIVAIVQWLPAYFLPRVLRLALAAVPPLLAVAAIVNAWNTPIGQ; encoded by the coding sequence GTGACACCTGACGAGATGCTGCGGCTGGGGATCGAGCGCGAACAGCAGGGTGATCTCGCCGAGGCGGAGCGGCTTTATGCCGCCGCCGGGGAGGCCGGGATCGCTGATGCGATGAATCGGTGCGGGGATTTGATGGCCAAGCGGGGTGACGATGAGGGGGCTGAGCAGTGGTATCGCAGGGCCGCCGCCACCGGCGACGCGTTCGGGGCGTACAACCTCGGCTTCATGGCGCGCCAGCGCGGGGACGACGCTGAAGCTGAGGGGTGGTACCGCAAGGCTGCGGCGGCCGGGGACAAAGACGCGGCGCTGGAGTTGGCGGTGACGTTGGCGGCTCAGGGCCGGCCCGACGAAGCCGAAGGCCGGGACCATGCGGCCGCGCGCGGTCCAGCAGATGTCGACCGGCGCTTCTTCTGGTTGATTCCTCCTGCGGTGTCCTTGTCGATCACCCTGTTCTTGCTTCCGATTGCCATTGCCCTGGTGTTCCTGTCGGATTTCAGCAACGAATCGTGCGGTTCCGTTGCCGACTGTCCCAAGGACTTCGCCTCCCTGGACCACACGGGATGGCTCATAGACGCGTCGGGGATCGTGGCAATCGTCCAGTGGCTGCCTGCCTATTTCCTGCCCCGCGTCTTGCGGCTGGCGCTCGCCGCCGTGCCGCCACTGCTCGCCGTGGCCGCGATAGTCAACGCATGGAACACCCCGATCGGCCAGTGA